In Streptomyces sp. SID8374, one genomic interval encodes:
- a CDS encoding gluconate:H+ symporter, producing MTSLSVEMLAADAAEPITSAGNAQLGIAVLAGIAVIVLLITKLKMHAFLALTVGSLALGSFAGAAPADTIASFTAGLGSTVASVGVLIALGAILGKLLADSGGADQIVDTILAKASRGAMPWAMVLIASIIGLPLFFEVGIVLMIPVVLLVAKRGNFSLMRIGIPALAGLSVMHGLIPPHPGPLVAIDALDANLGVTLALGVLVAIPTVIIAGPVFARYAARWVDIEPPEKMIPQRPSEELDRRPSFAATLVTILLPVVLMLLKALVEIVVDDPENSVQRVTDVVGSPLIALLAAVLLGMFTLGRAAGFTRGKLAGTVEKSLAPIAGILLIVGAGGGFKQTLIDAGVGQMILDFSENWSIPALLLGWLIAVAIRLATGSATVATISAAGLVAPLAADMPTAHAALLVLAVGAGSLFFSHVNDAGFWLVKEYFGMDVGQTVKTWSVMETIISVVAMAFILLLSLLL from the coding sequence GTGACCAGTCTCAGCGTCGAGATGCTGGCAGCGGACGCCGCCGAACCGATCACCTCGGCAGGCAACGCGCAGTTGGGCATCGCCGTACTGGCGGGCATCGCCGTCATCGTTCTCCTGATCACCAAGCTCAAGATGCACGCGTTCCTGGCGCTGACCGTCGGTTCGCTGGCGCTCGGCTCCTTCGCCGGAGCGGCCCCGGCCGACACGATCGCCAGCTTCACCGCGGGCCTCGGCTCCACCGTCGCGAGCGTCGGCGTCCTCATCGCGCTCGGCGCCATCCTGGGCAAGCTGCTCGCGGACTCGGGCGGAGCGGACCAGATCGTCGACACCATCCTGGCGAAGGCGAGCCGTGGAGCGATGCCGTGGGCGATGGTCCTCATCGCCTCGATCATCGGTCTGCCGCTCTTCTTCGAGGTCGGGATCGTGCTGATGATCCCGGTGGTGCTGCTCGTCGCCAAGCGCGGCAACTTCTCCCTGATGCGGATCGGCATCCCGGCGCTGGCCGGACTCTCCGTGATGCACGGGCTCATCCCGCCGCACCCCGGCCCGCTGGTCGCGATCGACGCCCTGGACGCCAACCTCGGGGTGACGCTGGCGCTCGGTGTGCTGGTCGCCATCCCGACGGTGATCATCGCCGGTCCGGTCTTCGCCCGTTACGCCGCGCGCTGGGTGGACATCGAACCGCCGGAGAAGATGATCCCGCAGCGCCCGTCCGAGGAGCTGGACCGCCGCCCGAGCTTCGCCGCCACCCTGGTGACGATCCTGCTGCCGGTCGTCCTCATGCTGCTCAAGGCGCTCGTCGAGATCGTGGTGGACGACCCGGAGAACAGCGTCCAGCGGGTGACGGACGTGGTCGGCTCGCCGCTGATCGCCCTGCTCGCCGCCGTACTGCTCGGCATGTTCACCCTCGGCCGGGCCGCCGGGTTCACCAGGGGCAAGCTCGCCGGGACCGTGGAGAAGTCGCTCGCCCCGATCGCCGGGATCCTGCTGATCGTCGGCGCGGGCGGCGGCTTCAAGCAGACGCTGATCGACGCCGGGGTCGGCCAGATGATCCTGGACTTCTCCGAGAACTGGTCGATCCCCGCCCTGCTGCTCGGCTGGCTGATCGCCGTCGCGATCCGCCTCGCCACCGGCTCGGCCACGGTCGCCACGATCTCCGCCGCCGGGCTGGTCGCCCCGCTCGCGGCCGACATGCCGACCGCCCACGCGGCCCTGCTGGTCCTGGCGGTCGGCGCCGGTTCGCTCTTCTTCAGCCATGTGAACGACGCCGGGTTCTGGCTGGTGAAGGAGTACTTCGGGATGGACGTCGGCCAGACCGTGAAGACCTGGTCGGTGATGGAGACGATCATCTCGGTGGTCGCGATGGCCTTCATCCTGCTGCTGTCGCTGTTGCTGTAG
- a CDS encoding gluconokinase, whose product MSTPHVVVVMGVAGTGKTTIGPLLAAELGVPYAEGDDFHPPANIEKMSAGTPLDDDDRWPWLDAIGEWAHGRAGLGGVVSSSALKRSYRDRLRAGAPDALFLHLTGDRALIEERMADRKGHFMPTALLDSQFATLQPLQADEAGVDVDVSGTPEEITQRAVAALRRLDS is encoded by the coding sequence ATGAGCACCCCCCACGTCGTCGTGGTGATGGGCGTGGCAGGAACCGGCAAGACCACGATCGGTCCCCTGCTCGCCGCCGAACTCGGCGTTCCGTACGCCGAGGGCGACGACTTCCACCCCCCGGCGAACATCGAGAAGATGTCGGCCGGCACCCCCCTGGACGACGACGACCGGTGGCCCTGGCTGGATGCCATCGGTGAGTGGGCGCACGGGCGGGCGGGGCTCGGCGGGGTCGTCTCCAGCTCGGCCCTCAAGCGGTCCTACCGGGACCGGCTGCGGGCCGGGGCGCCCGACGCCCTCTTTCTGCATCTGACCGGCGACCGGGCACTGATCGAGGAGCGGATGGCGGACCGCAAGGGCCACTTCATGCCCACCGCGCTCCTCGACTCGCAGTTCGCGACGTTGCAGCCGCTCCAGGCCGACGAGGCCGGGGTGGACGTCGATGTGTCCGGCACCCCCGAGGAAATCACCCAGCGAGCCGTCGCCGCGCTGCGACGACTCGACAGCTAA